A window of Dorea formicigenerans contains these coding sequences:
- a CDS encoding TldD/PmbA family protein, which translates to MLSQNMTDKIIDYIMSHGGDFAEVFAEHTRRNQLAMTGGNMSEALAGIESGVGIRIFSGDQCAYFYTEDEREENLFRLLKENWKAGEPVRPDWEKLSADQKIYDSTTEYFQSASVKDKMKLMEKCDKAGRAYSSQISQMYLKYLDMDQHVQIANSEGCYMEDHRMKTRLFIEAVVRDDQDVQRSYYGPGAMGGYEFLKQINVEECARKVAQNAIRCLGARACPTGRMPVIIANGFGGLFFHEACGHSLEATSVSDNGSEFSGKLGTKVASEKVTLIDDGSIRDGWGSGYIDDEGELTRKNVLIKDGILKNYLVDRLNGKKLGLSANGSSRRESYRFAPVARMSNTYIAPGSDDVEKMIASVDRGIYVKSINAGSVNSITGEFNFNTGETFLIEHGEITVPVHSATLIGTGGDILQKVEQVGKDYELGQGFCYAGSGAIYIGAGQPTVKVSEMTVGGDEIC; encoded by the coding sequence ATGCTCAGTCAGAATATGACAGATAAAATCATAGACTACATCATGTCTCATGGAGGGGATTTTGCAGAAGTGTTCGCAGAGCATACACGACGGAATCAGCTTGCCATGACAGGTGGAAATATGTCAGAGGCACTGGCAGGAATTGAATCGGGAGTAGGAATCCGTATATTTTCCGGCGACCAGTGTGCATATTTCTACACAGAAGATGAGAGGGAAGAGAATCTTTTCCGTCTGTTAAAAGAAAACTGGAAGGCAGGGGAACCAGTCAGACCGGACTGGGAGAAGCTGTCTGCAGATCAGAAAATATATGACAGCACGACAGAATATTTCCAAAGTGCTTCTGTCAAAGATAAGATGAAACTTATGGAAAAATGCGACAAAGCAGGACGTGCATATAGTAGTCAGATTTCGCAGATGTATCTGAAATATTTGGATATGGATCAGCATGTGCAGATTGCCAATTCGGAAGGTTGCTACATGGAAGACCACCGCATGAAGACAAGACTCTTTATTGAGGCGGTTGTCCGTGACGACCAGGACGTGCAGCGGAGTTATTATGGACCTGGGGCAATGGGAGGTTATGAGTTCTTGAAACAGATAAATGTAGAAGAGTGTGCCAGAAAGGTCGCACAGAACGCCATCCGCTGTCTGGGAGCCAGAGCTTGCCCGACAGGAAGAATGCCAGTCATTATTGCTAATGGATTCGGAGGATTATTCTTCCATGAGGCCTGCGGTCATTCTCTGGAAGCGACTTCTGTTTCTGACAATGGAAGTGAATTTTCAGGAAAATTAGGTACAAAAGTCGCTTCTGAGAAAGTGACACTAATTGATGACGGAAGTATTCGTGATGGCTGGGGATCTGGCTATATCGATGATGAAGGTGAATTGACAAGAAAAAATGTGCTGATTAAAGATGGAATCCTAAAGAATTATTTGGTGGACCGCTTGAATGGAAAGAAACTTGGTCTGTCTGCAAATGGAAGCAGTCGCCGCGAGAGCTATCGGTTTGCGCCGGTGGCAAGAATGAGCAACACTTATATTGCACCGGGCAGTGATGACGTAGAGAAAATGATTGCGTCTGTAGACCGTGGAATCTATGTAAAGAGTATCAATGCAGGTTCGGTCAACAGTATTACCGGCGAGTTCAACTTTAATACGGGAGAAACATTTCTGATTGAACACGGAGAGATTACGGTGCCGGTTCACAGTGCCACTCTGATTGGAACAGGAGGGGATATCCTTCAGAAAGTCGAGCAGGTAGGAAAGGATTATGAGCTTGGTCAGGGGTTCTGCTATGCAGGAAGCGGAGCTATCTATATTGGGGCGGGACAGCCTACCGTAAAAGTATCAGAGATGACAGTGGGAGGAGACGAGATATGTTAG
- a CDS encoding YitT family protein, which yields MENKNQTMLQRGITLLTVIIGNAMYAAVAVLFLLPSGLPTGGTTGIALLVNRLTGLSVSMFVLGFNIVMLVVGFIFLGKKFAFTTIVSTFTYPICLELFGQIFANVHFTDDIWLNTIFSGLGIGVGLGSVIRMGASTGGMDIPPLILNKYFKIPVSVSLNAFDICILLGQAILIPPEMLLYGVILVITYTTVLNKVLLLGGSKMEVKIISRDPEPIRQAIIGHLDRGLTILRAEGGYSQEDRQVLLVVVSNRELHQLERIVKNIDPESFVIVSEVREVSGRGFSLTKEHKSTQSEENSASANVK from the coding sequence GTGGAAAACAAAAATCAGACAATGTTACAGCGGGGAATAACATTGTTGACAGTTATTATTGGAAATGCTATGTACGCAGCGGTCGCAGTATTATTTCTGCTTCCGTCAGGACTGCCGACCGGAGGAACGACAGGTATTGCGCTTTTAGTGAACAGATTGACCGGATTATCCGTTTCGATGTTCGTGCTGGGATTTAATATTGTGATGCTGGTGGTCGGATTTATTTTTCTTGGAAAGAAATTCGCATTTACGACTATTGTAAGTACATTTACTTATCCAATCTGCCTGGAGTTATTCGGACAGATCTTTGCAAATGTACATTTCACAGACGATATCTGGCTGAATACGATATTCTCCGGGCTGGGAATCGGAGTGGGGCTTGGAAGCGTCATTCGTATGGGAGCATCCACCGGAGGTATGGATATTCCGCCGTTGATTTTGAATAAATATTTCAAGATACCCGTGTCGGTCAGCCTGAATGCATTTGATATATGTATCCTGCTTGGCCAGGCTATCCTCATACCGCCTGAAATGCTGTTATATGGAGTTATTCTTGTTATAACCTATACAACAGTGCTGAATAAGGTATTGCTCCTTGGCGGCTCTAAAATGGAGGTTAAGATCATCAGCAGAGATCCGGAGCCGATCCGCCAGGCGATTATCGGGCATCTGGACCGGGGACTTACAATTTTGCGTGCAGAAGGTGGATATTCGCAGGAAGACCGCCAGGTGCTTCTCGTTGTTGTGTCAAATCGTGAACTGCATCAGTTGGAGCGTATTGTAAAGAATATTGATCCGGAAAGCTTTGTGATCGTAAGTGAAGTCAGAGAAGTCAGCGGTCGTGGATTTTCATTGACAAAAGAGCACAAGAGTACTCAGAGCGAAGAAAATAGTGCCAGTGCAAATGTGAAGTAA
- a CDS encoding peptide ABC transporter substrate-binding protein codes for MVFSLTACGGGSDKKSADGTYYNTYLDTDPTTMDPVKGNDTYSMGILRNIMEPLTRMEEDGDKQERKGAGAESWESNDDGTVWTFHLRDNKWSDGEPVTADDYVYGMKQTLDPEAGSPNAFYITCIKNGEAIYNGEKDVSELGVKAVDDKTLEITLEYSVPYFLSLTDTRAMYPVREDLVEKYGESYGANVESMVGCGPFKMTSWKRNSKIELEKNENYWDKDSVKLDKVNYQIVSDQTARFNSFDSGSLDYIACADKEWIGRFDKKDKVDVVEAPIPTVRYDFFNCQDKIFSNVNIRKAFTMAVNREDMCSVIYNDIHKPLYGWVPYSTSTGELGEYRDQVEEPLKSITEDPKELLLKGMQELGLGSDPSTLNITYTLSATTEWTRTYAAYCQQMWEKILGVKVELDFNEWGTFQSKTNNGEFQIAMMTWSIDYDDPMAMMEVFAGGSNMVPVFWQNDQYDSLVAQARKEMDEKTRVDLYKQAENILLADDCVVSPNVNEYTHSYYYQYVKNYNKLASSTSGLKYVDTSAR; via the coding sequence ATGGTATTTTCCTTGACAGCCTGTGGTGGTGGAAGTGACAAAAAGTCAGCAGACGGAACGTATTACAACACGTATCTGGACACAGATCCGACAACGATGGATCCGGTCAAAGGTAATGATACTTACAGTATGGGAATCCTGAGAAATATTATGGAGCCTTTGACACGTATGGAAGAAGATGGAGATAAGCAGGAACGTAAAGGTGCCGGAGCAGAATCATGGGAATCTAATGATGACGGTACCGTCTGGACATTCCATCTTCGTGATAATAAGTGGTCTGATGGCGAGCCGGTTACAGCAGATGATTACGTATACGGAATGAAGCAGACACTTGACCCGGAAGCTGGTTCACCAAATGCATTTTACATTACATGTATTAAGAACGGTGAAGCAATCTACAATGGAGAAAAAGATGTGTCTGAACTTGGCGTAAAAGCAGTCGATGATAAAACACTTGAGATTACATTAGAGTACTCGGTACCATATTTCCTTTCTCTGACAGATACAAGAGCGATGTATCCGGTTCGTGAAGATCTGGTAGAAAAATACGGAGAGAGCTATGGCGCAAATGTAGAATCTATGGTCGGATGTGGACCATTCAAGATGACAAGCTGGAAACGTAATTCTAAAATCGAATTAGAGAAAAATGAAAATTACTGGGATAAAGATTCTGTAAAATTAGATAAAGTAAATTATCAGATTGTATCAGACCAGACAGCAAGATTCAACTCCTTCGACAGTGGATCTCTGGATTATATTGCATGTGCTGATAAAGAGTGGATCGGAAGATTTGATAAGAAAGACAAAGTTGATGTTGTTGAAGCACCAATCCCAACAGTAAGATACGATTTCTTTAACTGCCAGGACAAAATATTCAGCAATGTAAACATCAGAAAAGCTTTCACAATGGCAGTAAACCGTGAAGATATGTGTTCTGTTATTTACAATGATATCCACAAACCATTATACGGCTGGGTTCCATATTCTACATCAACGGGTGAACTTGGAGAGTATCGTGATCAGGTAGAAGAGCCATTAAAATCTATTACAGAAGATCCAAAAGAGTTACTTCTTAAAGGTATGCAGGAATTAGGACTCGGAAGTGATCCATCTACATTAAATATTACATACACATTAAGTGCTACAACTGAGTGGACAAGAACTTATGCAGCATATTGTCAGCAGATGTGGGAGAAAATTCTTGGAGTAAAAGTTGAGCTTGACTTCAATGAGTGGGGAACATTCCAGAGTAAGACGAATAATGGTGAATTCCAGATTGCTATGATGACCTGGTCTATCGACTATGATGATCCAATGGCTATGATGGAAGTATTTGCCGGTGGTTCTAACATGGTTCCTGTATTCTGGCAGAATGATCAGTATGACAGTCTTGTTGCTCAGGCAAGAAAAGAGATGGATGAAAAGACAAGAGTTGACCTTTACAAACAGGCAGAAAATATTCTTCTGGCAGATGACTGTGTTGTCAGCCCGAACGTAAATGAATATACACATTCTTATTATTATCAGTATGTGAAGAATTACAATAAACTGGCAAGTTCAACAAGTGGACTGAAATATGTAGATACAAGTGCAAGATAG
- a CDS encoding metallopeptidase TldD-related protein — MLDCREQKTIEKLSEELEKAGYTHISFQVVHTKSRTTSVRGHKSVKKQDSEDAVYVIEAAHDGKKGKSYWTALPGAEDLITMLRENMESLGEKYEEDVDNSENSKEACGEDEIVQFMWENHETVMKKLAEAKEEAYQVPNIDLVDYLGYEQYLEEIYVLGPGDKRFMDATGYHSLRADLKAEKDGQASYARGCCYVSELADDSAKKLACETAKEARAGLGAEPIASGQYPVILKNSVMAELLEAYIPAFYADRIKNERSALAGHEGDKIASANVSLKEVPDLKEGRVCRRIDDEGIPVKEKYLIKEGTFKTQLVNKELAKKLKIEPTGNGFKQSPKSDVEIGITNVILQSECDLGEKTESSILDLKKKMCHGILVTDVDGVFAGINVMTGTFSLIVKGRKIENGQETDAFCQVTIAGNFFDMLGQIQGIANDYISTYPDCASVIAPSVYVGELAVSGI, encoded by the coding sequence ATGTTAGATTGCAGAGAGCAAAAAACAATAGAAAAGCTGTCTGAGGAGCTTGAAAAAGCTGGCTATACTCATATTTCTTTCCAGGTCGTTCATACGAAGTCAAGAACAACAAGTGTACGTGGTCACAAGTCTGTAAAAAAACAGGACAGCGAGGATGCAGTCTATGTAATCGAGGCTGCTCATGACGGAAAAAAAGGAAAGTCTTACTGGACAGCTCTTCCGGGAGCAGAAGATTTAATTACAATGCTGAGAGAGAATATGGAATCTCTGGGTGAAAAATATGAAGAAGATGTGGATAATTCTGAGAATTCAAAAGAAGCATGTGGAGAGGATGAAATAGTGCAGTTCATGTGGGAGAACCATGAGACTGTGATGAAAAAGCTTGCAGAGGCAAAGGAAGAAGCTTATCAGGTCCCGAATATAGACCTTGTGGATTATCTTGGATATGAGCAATATTTGGAAGAGATTTATGTATTGGGACCGGGAGATAAGAGGTTCATGGATGCTACAGGATACCACAGTCTCCGTGCAGATTTAAAGGCGGAGAAGGATGGACAGGCATCTTATGCCAGAGGATGCTGTTATGTGAGTGAGTTGGCAGATGACAGTGCAAAGAAGCTGGCGTGTGAGACAGCTAAAGAAGCCAGAGCCGGCCTTGGTGCAGAACCGATTGCGTCAGGGCAGTATCCGGTCATTTTGAAAAACTCCGTGATGGCAGAATTACTGGAAGCGTATATTCCGGCATTTTATGCAGACCGGATTAAAAATGAAAGAAGTGCGCTTGCAGGACATGAGGGTGATAAGATTGCATCTGCAAATGTTTCATTAAAAGAGGTGCCAGATTTGAAAGAGGGCAGAGTATGCCGTAGAATTGATGATGAAGGAATACCTGTGAAAGAAAAATACCTGATAAAAGAAGGAACATTTAAAACACAACTTGTAAATAAAGAACTTGCGAAAAAATTAAAAATCGAACCTACAGGAAATGGTTTTAAACAATCGCCAAAATCTGATGTGGAAATTGGGATTACAAATGTTATTTTGCAATCTGAATGTGATCTGGGTGAGAAAACAGAATCCTCAATTTTGGACTTGAAGAAAAAAATGTGTCATGGTATCCTTGTAACCGATGTAGATGGTGTATTTGCAGGAATTAATGTAATGACGGGGACATTTTCATTAATTGTAAAAGGAAGAAAGATTGAGAATGGCCAGGAAACAGATGCATTTTGTCAGGTGACGATTGCAGGTAATTTCTTTGACATGCTTGGTCAGATTCAGGGAATCGCAAATGATTACATATCTACATATCCGGATTGCGCAAGTGTAATTGCTCCATCAGTGTATGTAGGAGAATTGGCAGTATCCGGAATATAA
- a CDS encoding ABC transporter permease: protein MKKFLVKRIGYMIVTLVIIITATFYMMHSIPGDPLAHMARNLPEQTKANYYAKYGLDKSTTEQYGIFMKNLITKGDLGESLKYPGTYITDTLLENSKVSATPGGLALIVGVFLGIILGIVAALHKNKWPDYIVMFIAILGITVPVFVLASLLQFVFCVQLGVLPTTGWGSWQNVVLPTVVLSFGTIATYARYVKSNMLDVMNQDYILTAEAKGVSRFNVIRKHVMKNAFLPCMTLLVGQISGIFTGSFVVEKIFGIPGLGFYYINSINDRDYTMIIGTTVFAAFLFVFVQLIVDIAYTVLDPRIRVD from the coding sequence ATGAAAAAATTTCTTGTAAAAAGAATCGGTTATATGATTGTTACTCTCGTAATCATCATTACAGCCACATTTTATATGATGCACAGTATTCCGGGAGATCCGCTTGCCCACATGGCAAGAAATCTTCCTGAGCAGACAAAAGCAAATTATTATGCAAAATATGGACTGGACAAATCCACAACGGAACAATATGGAATTTTTATGAAGAATCTGATTACGAAAGGTGATCTTGGTGAGTCTTTAAAATATCCTGGAACTTATATAACAGACACACTTCTTGAAAATTCCAAAGTTTCAGCAACTCCGGGAGGACTGGCGCTGATTGTTGGAGTATTTTTAGGTATTATTCTTGGAATTGTGGCCGCACTTCATAAAAATAAGTGGCCTGATTACATAGTCATGTTCATAGCAATACTGGGTATTACGGTTCCAGTCTTCGTACTGGCATCACTTCTTCAGTTTGTATTCTGTGTACAACTCGGAGTGTTGCCAACAACAGGATGGGGAAGCTGGCAGAATGTGGTGCTTCCGACCGTTGTATTGAGTTTTGGCACGATTGCCACTTATGCTCGTTATGTAAAGTCCAATATGCTGGATGTTATGAATCAAGATTATATTCTGACAGCGGAAGCAAAGGGTGTCAGCAGATTCAATGTGATCCGCAAACATGTTATGAAAAATGCATTTCTCCCATGTATGACACTTCTCGTAGGCCAGATATCCGGAATCTTTACAGGTTCTTTCGTTGTAGAAAAAATATTTGGAATACCAGGACTTGGATTTTATTACATCAATTCAATTAATGACCGAGATTACACGATGATTATCGGAACCACTGTATTTGCAGCATTTTTATTTGTATTTGTACAGTTGATCGTAGATATTGCATATACAGTTCTGGATCCTAGAATCCGGGTTGATTAG
- a CDS encoding ABC transporter ATP-binding protein — protein sequence MENEKVLEVDNLHVSFQTYAGEVKAVRGVSFELKKGETLAFVGESGCGKTVTAKAVMRLLKPPFAEIKPESKIVCNGKDVMKMTDKELYKFRGDEISMIFQDPMTSLNPTMTIGKQIMESLIIHRDMNKAEARKEAIRMLEMVKIPSPESRIDNYPHELSGGMRQRVMIAIALACNPKILIADEPTTALDVTIQAQIMDLMRELKEKSNTAIILVTHDLGVVANFADRIQVMYAGQVVERGTAREIFYESKHPYTWALLSSVPKVTNESKEELYALKGTPPDLLLPLHECPFASRCEYCMGICKEKNPMETSLSDTHKVSCWLQHPKAPKVKSFYDKEAK from the coding sequence ATGGAAAATGAAAAAGTATTAGAAGTAGATAATCTGCATGTTTCTTTTCAGACTTATGCAGGAGAAGTAAAAGCTGTCCGTGGTGTCAGCTTTGAATTAAAAAAAGGTGAGACGCTTGCGTTCGTAGGAGAGTCAGGATGTGGAAAGACCGTAACGGCCAAAGCTGTCATGCGTCTTTTAAAACCGCCATTCGCAGAGATTAAACCGGAGTCGAAGATTGTCTGTAATGGAAAAGATGTCATGAAAATGACGGACAAAGAATTATATAAGTTTCGCGGAGACGAAATCAGTATGATTTTTCAGGATCCAATGACCTCACTGAATCCTACGATGACCATTGGTAAGCAGATTATGGAAAGTCTGATCATTCATCGTGACATGAATAAGGCAGAGGCAAGAAAAGAAGCTATCCGTATGCTTGAGATGGTCAAGATTCCAAGCCCGGAATCTCGAATTGATAATTATCCGCATGAATTATCCGGTGGTATGAGACAACGTGTTATGATTGCCATTGCACTTGCATGTAATCCGAAAATTCTGATTGCAGATGAACCAACAACTGCGCTTGATGTAACAATCCAGGCACAGATTATGGATTTGATGCGCGAATTAAAAGAAAAATCTAATACAGCTATTATTCTGGTAACACATGACCTTGGTGTTGTGGCTAATTTTGCGGATCGTATTCAGGTTATGTATGCAGGCCAGGTCGTAGAGAGAGGAACTGCCCGTGAGATTTTCTATGAAAGCAAACATCCGTATACATGGGCGCTTTTAAGTTCCGTGCCAAAGGTTACCAATGAATCAAAAGAAGAATTATATGCGTTAAAGGGAACACCTCCGGATCTCCTGCTTCCATTACATGAATGCCCATTTGCATCCAGATGTGAGTACTGCATGGGAATCTGTAAAGAGAAAAATCCAATGGAGACATCCTTAAGTGATACACATAAGGTGTCATGCTGGCTGCAGCATCCAAAAGCACCGAAGGTAAAATCCTTCTATGATAAGGAGGCAAAATAA
- a CDS encoding ABC transporter permease: protein MMENQNTFDMTENIPDEMFEIIGLEKDEEVPARPRIGYWADAWRRFKENKVALLAGIILLVLIFFIIFGPAISGYGYEKIDSGAINQGPSAAHWFGTDDLGRDLFARVWQAGRVSLLIGITGALVASLIGSIYGGIAAYFGGIVDDIMMRIVEVLLSIPYLLIVILISVVTDSKSLGTMLIALTLTGWCGIARLVRGQMLQLKSQEFVLAANALGVSPMKIIMKHMIPNTLGMIIVAITFDIPGYIFSEAFLSYVGLGIQPPQTSWGALASAAQQNFMFYPTQLLFPAIMIALTMLSFTLLGDGLRDALDPKLRK from the coding sequence ATGATGGAAAACCAGAATACATTTGATATGACAGAAAATATCCCAGATGAAATGTTTGAAATCATCGGACTTGAGAAAGATGAAGAGGTTCCTGCTCGTCCGAGAATCGGATACTGGGCCGATGCATGGAGAAGATTTAAAGAAAATAAAGTAGCGCTTCTGGCAGGTATTATCCTTCTTGTTCTTATATTTTTCATTATATTCGGACCGGCCATCAGTGGGTATGGATATGAGAAAATTGATTCGGGTGCAATCAATCAGGGACCAAGTGCAGCACATTGGTTCGGAACAGATGACCTTGGACGTGATCTGTTTGCCAGAGTATGGCAGGCGGGACGTGTCTCTCTTTTGATTGGTATTACAGGAGCGCTTGTAGCCAGTTTGATCGGAAGTATCTATGGAGGTATCGCAGCATATTTTGGAGGAATTGTGGACGATATCATGATGCGTATTGTAGAGGTTCTTTTAAGTATTCCATATCTTTTGATTGTTATCCTGATTTCTGTAGTGACGGACAGCAAGAGTCTTGGAACGATGCTGATTGCCTTGACACTGACAGGATGGTGTGGAATTGCCAGACTGGTGCGTGGACAGATGCTTCAGCTGAAATCACAGGAATTTGTCCTTGCAGCAAATGCACTCGGTGTATCGCCGATGAAAATTATTATGAAACATATGATTCCAAATACACTCGGTATGATTATCGTAGCTATTACATTTGATATTCCAGGATACATTTTCTCAGAGGCGTTCTTAAGTTATGTAGGACTTGGAATCCAGCCGCCACAGACAAGCTGGGGAGCTCTTGCATCTGCCGCTCAGCAGAACTTTATGTTCTATCCAACACAGCTTTTGTTCCCGGCAATTATGATTGCCCTTACAATGCTGAGCTTTACTTTGCTTGGTGACGGACTTCGTGACGCATTAGATCCGAAACTTAGAAAATAG
- a CDS encoding ABC transporter ATP-binding protein gives MDQNNYIFEVEDLCKYFPAGKKKVVKAVDGINLKIRKGETIGLVGESGCGKTTCGRTIIKLYEPTKGKILFEGKDVSKLHGKELLSFKKDVQVIFQDPYASLDPRMTIGEIISEGMHVHLKLSQKEMDERVADLLNKVGLNAEYANRFAHELSGGQRQRVGIARALAVEPKFIMCDEPISALDVSIQAQVVNLLIKLQREMGLTYLFISHDLSMVKHISDRVGVMYLGSFVELASNEVLYSSPKHPYTQALISAIPEADPDYESQKEKTKLEGEVPSPLNPPSGCKFRTRCKYATERCAQEPPVFREVEPEHFVACHLFDKAGEK, from the coding sequence ATGGATCAGAATAATTATATCTTTGAAGTAGAAGACCTTTGTAAATATTTTCCGGCAGGAAAGAAAAAGGTCGTAAAGGCTGTAGACGGAATTAATCTGAAGATTCGAAAAGGCGAGACGATTGGTCTTGTTGGAGAATCTGGTTGTGGAAAGACAACTTGCGGAAGAACGATTATCAAGTTGTATGAGCCGACAAAGGGAAAGATTCTTTTTGAAGGAAAAGATGTATCCAAACTTCATGGAAAGGAACTGTTATCTTTCAAAAAGGATGTTCAGGTCATATTCCAGGATCCGTATGCATCTCTGGACCCACGTATGACAATCGGAGAGATTATTAGTGAAGGAATGCATGTACATTTGAAACTTTCTCAGAAAGAAATGGATGAAAGAGTCGCAGATCTGTTAAATAAAGTAGGTTTAAATGCTGAATATGCCAACCGTTTTGCTCATGAATTATCCGGTGGTCAGAGACAGCGTGTCGGTATTGCCCGCGCGCTGGCGGTAGAACCGAAGTTTATTATGTGTGATGAGCCAATCTCTGCGCTGGATGTTTCTATTCAGGCACAGGTCGTCAATCTTCTGATCAAATTGCAGAGAGAGATGGGACTGACTTATCTGTTCATTTCCCATGACCTGTCCATGGTGAAACACATTTCCGACCGTGTCGGAGTTATGTATCTTGGATCCTTCGTGGAGCTGGCAAGCAATGAAGTGCTGTATTCATCTCCGAAGCATCCGTATACACAGGCGTTGATCTCAGCAATCCCGGAAGCAGATCCTGATTATGAGAGCCAGAAGGAAAAGACGAAACTGGAAGGTGAGGTTCCAAGTCCATTGAATCCACCATCTGGATGTAAATTCCGTACCAGGTGTAAATATGCGACCGAGCGGTGTGCGCAGGAGCCCCCAGTGTTCAGAGAGGTAGAGCCGGAGCATTTTGTGGCGTGCCATCTGTTTGATAAAGCCGGAGAAAAATAA
- a CDS encoding AAA family ATPase, with translation MDDKELGRMLRLEKVEENTFPEEKTKEVLQKEKHDQLKFRLKKRIRPEVFARMPEEIQDFLIDMDPTDMKEVYISTLLNLPWESEFKVPKIELMEAKTMLDSSHYAMLEVKEKVLRYMACQKYLGKNYGAVMLLAGPPGVGKTSIAVSIAKAMGRPCVKISLAGVSDALFLRGTQTVFNNAKPGRIVDALVHGKSFCPLILLDEIDKMGSSIEHGCPENVLLDILDSDRSKFVDNYLGFPLDLSNVIFVATANSLEPLSPILQDRLDIVELPPYTIRDKKQIVKGYIWPKLIKEYQIEQVDIEEDAIEELIALCPEEGVRDLERICRKMCESVISLYYVEGNIIKNIKAENLAKIMGPIYYR, from the coding sequence ATGGATGATAAAGAACTTGGACGCATGCTTCGGCTTGAGAAGGTAGAAGAGAATACATTTCCAGAGGAAAAGACAAAAGAAGTATTACAAAAAGAAAAGCATGATCAGCTCAAATTCCGTCTGAAGAAACGAATCCGTCCGGAAGTATTTGCACGGATGCCGGAAGAAATACAGGATTTCCTGATAGATATGGATCCGACAGACATGAAAGAAGTATATATATCTACATTGCTGAATCTTCCATGGGAGTCTGAGTTCAAGGTTCCAAAGATTGAGTTAATGGAAGCCAAGACGATGTTGGACAGTTCCCATTATGCTATGCTGGAGGTAAAAGAGAAGGTATTACGTTATATGGCTTGCCAGAAGTACCTTGGAAAGAACTACGGGGCAGTTATGCTGCTTGCCGGACCTCCCGGAGTAGGCAAGACATCCATTGCAGTTTCGATTGCAAAGGCGATGGGAAGACCTTGTGTGAAAATATCACTGGCAGGTGTTTCGGATGCATTATTTCTACGAGGAACACAGACAGTATTCAATAATGCCAAGCCGGGAAGGATTGTGGATGCTCTGGTACATGGGAAAAGCTTCTGCCCATTGATCTTATTGGATGAAATTGACAAAATGGGGAGTTCCATCGAACATGGCTGCCCGGAAAATGTACTTCTTGACATATTAGACAGTGACCGTTCAAAATTTGTAGATAACTATCTGGGATTTCCGCTGGATCTGTCAAATGTAATTTTTGTGGCAACAGCTAATAGTCTTGAACCGTTGTCGCCGATATTACAGGATCGTCTGGACATTGTAGAATTACCTCCATATACGATAAGAGACAAAAAGCAAATTGTGAAAGGATACATTTGGCCAAAACTGATCAAGGAGTATCAAATAGAGCAGGTAGATATTGAGGAAGATGCAATAGAAGAATTGATTGCACTGTGTCCGGAGGAAGGTGTCCGTGACCTTGAAAGGATCTGCCGGAAAATGTGTGAATCTGTTATTAGTTTATATTATGTAGAAGGAAATATCATAAAGAACATCAAAGCAGAGAATCTGGCAAAAATAATGGGACCTATTTATTATAGATAA